A DNA window from Peromyscus leucopus breed LL Stock chromosome 3, UCI_PerLeu_2.1, whole genome shotgun sequence contains the following coding sequences:
- the LOC114688345 gene encoding elongin-B-like, whose amino-acid sequence MHCLHISLEITGVVFEERMSPFFPGSLQLFTGFPCKAFRESTRAGSATWDSQPSEKMFLMIRRHKTTIFTEAKETSTVFQLKRVVQGILQRPPEEQRLYKDDQLLDDRKTLGECGFTSQTAWIHAPATVGLAFGAENAFEALHIEPFSIPLELPDVMKP is encoded by the coding sequence ATGCACTGTCTCCACATTTCACTTGAGATTACAGGagttgtctttgaagaaagaatgtCTCCGTTTTTCCCTGGCTCTTTACAGCTTTTTACAGGCTTTCCCTGTAAAGCCTTCAGGGAAAGCACCAGAGCTGGCTCTGCAACATGGGACTCACAACCATCAGAGAAGATGTTTCTCATGATCCGCCGCCACAAGACCACCATCTTCACGGAAGCCAAGGAGACGAGTACCGTGTTCCAGCTAAAGCGTGTTGTCCAAGGCATCCTCCAGCGGCCTCCAGAAGAGCAGCGGCTGTACAAAGATGACCAGCTCCTTGATGACAGAAAAACTCTGGGCGAATGTGGCTTCACTAGCCAGACAGCATGGATACATGCCCCAGCCACAGTGGGCCTGGCCTTCGGTGCAGAGAATGCCTTTGAAGCCCTGCACATTGAGCCCTTCTCCATCCCTCTGGAGCTTCCAGATGTGATGAAGCCATAG